The following is a genomic window from Gammaproteobacteria bacterium.
CGTTCTACCGGAACGGGGACGAGGCCGCGCTCGCCGGCTATTCCCGGCGCTGTCTCGCCCGAGTCTGGAAGGCGGTCCGCTTCTCCTGGTGGATGACGTCGCTGCTGCACAAGCTTCCCGGGCACGGCGCATTCGAGCGTCGCATCCAGCTCACCGAGCTCGAGTATCTGGCAGGGTCGGCTCGGGCCCAGGCCGCGTTCGCGGAAAACTACGTAGGTCTGCCGATCTGACCGTGACGCCCGACCGGAGCGGGCCGAGGCGCTCGCCGGATCTCGCCCGTCGCGGTCTGCCACTAGCCCGCCCGCGGGCCCGTGCGCTGTTATGATGGCGCTGCGGGCCCCGGGCGCGGGCGCCCGGCGAGGAGACAAATCGGACCGATGACGAGCGGATTGAAGAAGCGCATCGATGCGCGGGAATTCGTGCTGACCGCGGAGATCGTGCCCGCATTGTCGGCAAGCGGCGAGCACCTGCTCGGCGAAGCCGCGCTGCTGGGAAGCCGCGTGGATGCGATCAACGTGACCGACGCAGCCTCGGGGCGCACGTCGATGAGCAGCTTCGCCGCAGCCGCCATTCTCGCCGCGAACGGCTACGAGCCGATCCTGCAGGTCACGTGCCGCGACCGGAACCGAATCGCGCTCGCCGGCGACCTGCTCGGCGCGGCCGCGCACGGCGTTCGCAATCTCCTGATCCTTCGCGGGGACGATCCGCGCGGAGGCGACCAGCCCGACGCGAAGCCCGTTTACGACCTCGATTCCCGCGAGCTGATGGCGCTTGCGCGCGACATGCGCGACAAGGGCGTCCTGCCGTCGGGCCGGAAGATCGATCCGCCGCCGGATTTTTTCATCGGCGGTGCCGACGTTCCGCGCGACCCGGGGCCGGACTGGAACCCGGCGGGGCTCCTCGGCAAGGCCGATGCCGGCGCGGGATTCGTGCAGACGCAGTTCTGCTTCGATCTCGGCGTCGCGCGGCGCTACATCGGGCGCCTGCACGAGGAGGGGATCACGGAAAGGGTCGGAATCATCGTCGGCGTCGGACCGATCCGCTCGGCGAAGTCGGCCCGCTGGATGAACGAGAATCTGTTCGGCGTGCACGTGCCGGAGTCCGTCATCGAGCGCCTCGAGCGCGCGGCGGACGCCGCGGAGGAAGGCCGCGCGATCTGCGCGGAGCTGATCGAGGGGTTGCGCGAGATTCCGGGCGTCGCCGGTGCGCACGTGATGGCGCCGGGTGGAGGAACGAGCGCGATCGCGGCCGTGCTGGATCAGGTGTCGGAGCGCACGAGGCGCGCCTGACGACCGCGCGCCGGGCGGGCTTACGGCGTCTTCGGAAACGTTCTGAGGGGAGGTGACCATGGCAGCTCGGCGCAGCAGCACGATAACGCCGGAGGCGATCGGCGCCGTCCGTTGCGACCGCCCGCAGACCGGAGCGGAGTATCTCGAGTCGCTGCGGGACGGACGCGAGGTCTACATCTACGGCGAGCGGGTCGACGACGTGACGACGCACCCCGCGTTCCGGAACACGGCCCGGATGACCGCGCGCCTCTTCGACGCGCTGCACGACCCGGAGCGCAATGGGAAGATCCTGCTCCCCACCGACACGGCTGACGGCAACGGCAAGACGCACGCGTTCTTCAGAGCGCCGAAAACGGTCGAGGAGTCGATCGCCGGGCGCGACGCGATCGCGGAGTGGCAGCGGATCACCTACGGCTGGATGGGGCGGTCGCCCGACTACAAGGCGGCGTTTCTCGGCACGCTCGGCGGCAACGCGGAGTTCTACGCGCCGTTCGAGGAGAACGCGAAGCGCTGGTACACGTTCTGCCAGGAGCGCGTGCCGTTCGTGAACCACGCGATCATCCATCCGCCCGTCGACCGCGACAAGCCGCCCGATCAGGTCGCGGACATCTGCGTCCACGTCGAGCGCGAAACGGACGCCGGGATCTACGTGTCGGGCGCGAAGGTCGTGGCCACCGGCTCGGTCTTGACGAACTACACGTTCATCGCGCATCACGGCCTGATCCCCGTCCAGGACAAGAAGTTCGCGCTCGTGCTGAT
Proteins encoded in this region:
- a CDS encoding methylenetetrahydrofolate reductase — its product is MTSGLKKRIDAREFVLTAEIVPALSASGEHLLGEAALLGSRVDAINVTDAASGRTSMSSFAAAAILAANGYEPILQVTCRDRNRIALAGDLLGAAAHGVRNLLILRGDDPRGGDQPDAKPVYDLDSRELMALARDMRDKGVLPSGRKIDPPPDFFIGGADVPRDPGPDWNPAGLLGKADAGAGFVQTQFCFDLGVARRYIGRLHEEGITERVGIIVGVGPIRSAKSARWMNENLFGVHVPESVIERLERAADAAEEGRAICAELIEGLREIPGVAGAHVMAPGGGTSAIAAVLDQVSERTRRA
- a CDS encoding 4-hydroxyphenylacetate 3-hydroxylase N-terminal domain-containing protein, with protein sequence MAARRSSTITPEAIGAVRCDRPQTGAEYLESLRDGREVYIYGERVDDVTTHPAFRNTARMTARLFDALHDPERNGKILLPTDTADGNGKTHAFFRAPKTVEESIAGRDAIAEWQRITYGWMGRSPDYKAAFLGTLGGNAEFYAPFEENAKRWYTFCQERVPFVNHAIIHPPVDRDKPPDQVADICVHVERETDAGIYVSGAKVVATGSVLTNYTFIAHHGLIPVQDKKFALVLMVPTNAPGVKFICRKSYEMTAAAVASPFDQPLSSRLDENDAVFIMDNVFVPWENLFVFGDVEKANNFFPQTGFLPRFVVHGCTRLAVKLDFIAGLLLKAVEAAGTKDYRGVQANVGEVLAWRNMFWALTEAMVRDPRPWKGDYLLPNMDPGNAYQILATIAYTKIKYIIEQTVASGLIYLNSHARDFANPEIRPYIDRYMRGSNGYTAEQRAKLM